From Microbacterium sp. 10M-3C3:
ACCCCCCGCGTGAAGTGCACGCCGAGGAACGGGAAGCGCGGATCGGGGACCGGGTAGATCATGCCGCGCACGAGTTCGGTGCGCTCGGGCGCGAGCGCCCAGTACTCGCCGCGGAACGGGAGGATCTTCGGCGAGGGGTCGGCGCCGACGAACCGCGCGACGACGTCCGACTGCAGCCCCGCGCACGCGATGACGCGGTCGTAGGCCTCGTCGCCGCGCGCCGTGATCACCCGCACGCGCCCGCCGTCCGGCCGCATGCCGATGACCTCGTGGCCGAGCAGAATGCGGCCACCGGCCGCGCGCACGTCCTGCGCCATCGCCTCCGTGATCGCGGCGTAGTCGACGATCGCGGTGTGCGGCGAGTGCAGCGCCGCCACGCCGGCGACATGCGGCTCGATCTCGCGCATGCGCGCTGGATCGTCGACGCGCGCGAGGTCGGGCACGCCGTTGGCGATCGACCGCCGCTCGATCTCGGCCAGTGCCGCACGCTCGGAGTCGTCGACCGCGACGACGAGCTTTCCGACCTCGCGGTAGGGCAGGCCCTTCTCTTCGCACAGCTCGCGGATGAGCTCGCGCCCGAGGGCGCAGAGCTGCGCCTTGAGCGACCCGGGCGCGTAGTACAGCCCGGCGTGCACGACGCCGGAGTTGCGGCCGGTCTGGTGCTGCGCGAGGCGCGGCTCCTTCTCGAGCACGGTCACGTCGTCGCCGCGCTGCGCGAGCTCGCGCGCGAGTGCCACGCCGACGATGCCGCCCCCGACGATGCCGATGCGTTCAGACATCCGATCCCCCACAGATCCCCGGACGCCACCCCCCAGCGACGTCTCGACCGACAGCCTCCCCCGGATCGGCG
This genomic window contains:
- the lhgO gene encoding L-2-hydroxyglutarate oxidase — encoded protein: MSERIGIVGGGIVGVALARELAQRGDDVTVLEKEPRLAQHQTGRNSGVVHAGLYYAPGSLKAQLCALGRELIRELCEEKGLPYREVGKLVVAVDDSERAALAEIERRSIANGVPDLARVDDPARMREIEPHVAGVAALHSPHTAIVDYAAITEAMAQDVRAAGGRILLGHEVIGMRPDGGRVRVITARGDEAYDRVIACAGLQSDVVARFVGADPSPKILPFRGEYWALAPERTELVRGMIYPVPDPRFPFLGVHFTRGVYDDVHVGPNAVPALAREGYSWLRISPRDTWESLRWPGAGALAKQHWRMGADEISASLLKPRYYRKARRFVPELRMSDLTHKTAAGVRAQAWGRGGELLDDFAVDQVGRVTLLRNAPSPAATSSIAIARHVIAHHLAGARV